cgggagagcctggtgggctgctgtctatggggtcgcacagagtcggacatgactgacgtgacttagcagcagcagtagccacTTATTTAGACTAATAAGTTTGTTACACACaaagtaatcaatataaaaacgCTGCTTTTTATACCCTAGCaatagtcacttaaaaaaaaaaatgtttttctataaGTTGCTTTTCAATATCCTAGAAATTGAGTGCACAAGTCATAGCAAAAAACTGAATTTTCACAAACTCAACATACCCACATAAGTCACATCCAgatcaagaaagaaaacatgaccaacccactccagaagtCTCTCTGCCACCTTTCAGTCACTGCCCATGCCCAGGATAACCACTCTCTACACTCGAACAGCATAGATTAGTTTTACCTGGTTTTGAACTTTAGAATCATACAGTTCAATGGAATCATGCAATTTAAGTGAAatcataaagtttttaaaacatcattacaatagtaataaaaatattttttaaagtatttaaggaagaaatcTAACAGAAGATGTCACAAGCCCATTGTGGGGAAAATTATCAAACCTTGTTGAAAGGCATTAACAAAGATCTAGTCAAATGGGGAACCCAGAGACAGACTCACATATGTGGAAGCAAGGTTAGGCTTAGGTTTAGGAATTGCTGTAGGGAAAGGATTGAGGTCAATAAATGCTACCTATGTGGGGGAAAATGAAATCAGATTCcttcctcacaccatacacaaacatcAATTTCAGGCATATTAAAGACTGTCATATGAGCAGCAAAACTATTGAAAGTTTTAGAAGGCCATATAGGAGTCACACTTAAAGGTAAGGAAGATTCAGCAGAAACCAGGGAGAAAGAAAATTGATATACCTTCCTAAATTCAGATGgaaattttctttccattaaatGTCATCATAACAAGAGTAAAACGTTAAACCACAGACTAGGGGAAAATACATGCAGCATAAACAATCAACAAATAATGAGCATCTAGGTTATGTaagttctcagtcactcagtcatgtccagctctttgtggtcccatggactatagcctgccagactcctctgtccttggaatttgtCCTGGAATctgtcctggcaagaatactggagcaggttaccatttcctactccagggaatcttcccaacccagggatcgaacccgcatctcttctgtctcttgcactggcaggcgggttctttactactagggctacctgggaagtcccaaagttATACAAACAGCCTctataaataaatcagaaaaatgatGAAACAACCCAATGGAACAATTCATCCTAAGGCTGCATCTGAATAGAGTCAGGGAAAAGCAGGCTTGTCACACTGCACAGCCTGAGCAAGACAATGGAAAGGAGAAGGATGTTGATGATGATGCAAGGTCTGTGAAGGGACTCTCATGACCACCCTCCTCAACGTGACTCCATTGTAGCCAGTCTCCTTAGCCCGCCTCACCTGTTGTATCCTGGAGGTGCTGGATACAACCTCCAGTCTCCCTGCTTCTTCTCATCTCTGACCCTTTAGGGGTCACCCGCGTCTCTAAGGTCCTCCAGTCCAGGGAGCTCTGACCCCAGTGGAATCAGCTCCCTAGAATCTTTCCTTACTCACAGTTCCCTGACACCCATAAGAATGTCAGCAATCCGGAGGTGAAATCTATCCATCTATCAAATCTATCGATGGATAGATTCCCCTGACAAGCATGAAGCAGCAAGGGGACAGCAGTGAGAAGGAGTGGGCCAGTCTCTGCTGCAAGCAGCTCCTAGTTTGAAAGCCAGCCTCCACCACTGAGCATTCCTTGaaacttgggcaagtttcttaacctctctgcatTGTAAAGTGGGAGCAAGACTAGTAAGCCTACTTCATAGAGAAGTCGTGAGGATGCAATGGACTCTAATGGGTAGCTTACTAAAAGCAGTACCCCGCAAACAGTAAACCCTGTGTAGCTGTCCGCTATGGTCGTAGCTGCTGTCATCGTCTTCATGACCACCTTTTCCGTCTCTGTGCAGTTAGTTAACGCCATTAAGTTTTATGATGTCAGAAAGATGGAGAACAAACAGTAAGGATTGatcattctctccctctctttttttcctttaaagaatttTCGTAAACTGTCAGTCTGGGTGTTTCCCGAGCTGCCTCCGTTGGAAAAAGTGGCTACCGTGGAGGTCATTCACatcaacagaaaaaagaaagtgtggAATTATAATTATGACGATGAAAGTGATGTTGAAAATGAGGCAGCTCCCTGCGTAAATTCAGGCGGTTACACCAAGCATGGACTAATGGGCAGGCTGTGTCCAGCTTCCACCACTTCCGCCAGCTTGGAGGACTGCAGTGACCACAGCGCCGAGGAGCCGTACCTGCCTGAGCCCAAGGGGGACGCTGAGACCCCCATGGCACCAGGGCCCGGCCCCTGGCAGTCGGAAGGCACAAGTGGGGGCTACCAGACGAGAGGGACTCTGCAGCAGGACCCCACTTCCGAGGAGGACAGTGACTCCACGGAGAGATCTGAGGGCAGAATTGTCTTCAACGTGAAtctgaactctgtgtgtgtgagagcactCGAGGACGACAAGGACTCAGAAGTCACTCTGATGTCCCCGTCTCGTCCAGAAGAGACAGTCGTGCTGGAGGACCTCAACGAGACAGAATCTAGCCTTTTGGTGGCCAGTGAAGAAAGGACACACCTGCCCTTCACTGACCCCTCTATGGAGTGCCTGAGGCCCCAAGATGCTCCTTCTGATCAAAGTGACACTTCCGAGTCAGATGTTGACATGGGGGATGGGTATATAGTAAGACAAGTGaatctaaaaaaatttaattaacttgGACACACGCTGCCTCCAggcctcaccccccacccccagcgccTGCACTTGCTCCTTTGGGGTCTCCGAGTGTTCTCCCTCGGGAGGAGTAGGAGACTGGTGACATCATCTATGCAAAATCTCaccctgggggaaggggaggtgggaaACAGTATTCTGATATCATTCAGTGCGTTGTTTACCTGTTCAAGGCAATTTGCCTTGATGGGAAAAATGCCCTGCCCGTTCCCTTTCCTCTCATGGATGTCTAATGTTTCTGCATCGTGCTTCCCAGAGTAAAGAACAAGGCTCCCTGTGGTTTTCAGGGGATGTTCCAGGGCCCTGTAAGATTTCTGGGAAATTATTAAATTGGGTCAGTGT
The genomic region above belongs to Muntiacus reevesi chromosome 21, mMunRee1.1, whole genome shotgun sequence and contains:
- the IFNAR2 gene encoding interferon alpha/beta receptor 2 isoform X2: MKVVKDCINITRSFCDLTHVWVNTTDMYVSRVVGFREKAELVSCMGSFFLESDRPLDPPEFEIVSFTNHISVNVKFQSVDPRILNEEELQFYLAFIEEHEGNSVKRHQPQITGNITENFNYVIDKLIPNTNYCVSVYFEPKDPRKINRSPLKCTLFQPRRESESSESATIGGIITLFLITAVFISTVMILKRIGYICLRNDFPKVLNFRKLSVWVFPELPPLEKVATVEVIHINRKKKVWNYNYDDESDVENEAAPCVNSGGYTKHGLMGRLCPASTTSASLEDCSDHSAEEPYLPEPKGDAETPMAPGPGPWQSEGTSGGYQTRGTLQQDPTSEEDSDSTERSEGRIVFNVNLNSVCVRALEDDKDSEVTLMSPSRPEETVVLEDLNETESSLLVASEERTHLPFTDPSMECLRPQDAPSDQSDTSESDVDMGDGYIVRQVNLKKFN